TTTCGGATCACTCTTCACTGCCTATCCTGAAGAATGGCCGCTCGGCTCCAGCCTATTTTGATGCGGAGGGCATGCAGTCTCTCCTTCTGGAAGCGACTTCCGAAGATGGCACGCAGGTTCCCTATCATCTGGTCTTGCCGAAAACCTGGGAAGACGGCGAGCTTCCGGTACTCATTTACGGGTATGGTGGGTTCAGCGTACCCCTTTCCGCCGGCTACTCCGGCGTAACCGGTGGTTGGCTTCAACAGGGCGGTGCCTACGTGCAAGCCTATATCCGTGGCGGAAGCGAGCTCGGCCCTGACTGGCACACCGTTGCCAAGCGCGAGGGCAGACACAAGGCCTTCGAGGACTTTGTGGCCATCGCGCGAGATCTCGTAAAGCGCGGTTATTCGAAACCAGCGCGCATTGCCTGCACCGGCGGCAGCAATGGCGGCCTGCTGACAGGTGTCATGTTGACGCGCTATCCTGATGATTTCGGCGCTGTGTGGTGCCGTGTCCCGGTCCTCGACATGATGCGCTTTCACGAGTTCCCGGCAGGACGGGCATGGATGGATGAATATGGCGATCCTGACAAGCCGGAGGATAGAGCCTTCCTGCTCGACTATTCTCCGCTCCAGAATGTGCAGCCTGCTGCCGTCAAACGCTACCCGCCGATCTATATCGAAAGCTCGAGCAATGACGACCGCGTTCACCCTTCCCATGCTCGACGCGTTGCAAAGCGTCTGGAAGAGGCCGGACATCAGCCTCTGTTCCATGAATATGGTTCAGGCGGGCACGGTGGTGCCGGAAATTCCGCCGAAATGGCTCGACGTACCGCCATGGGCTACAGCTTCCTCCGACAGACGATCATGAAGCCGTGAAGGCAACCGTAAGTCAGCTATTTCAAGCATTCCTCAAGGCGTTTTTGACCGCCCCACTTGAGGAATGCAGCTTGCGTCGCCTTCACCATCGCCGCCTCTTGATTTGCCTCATACTTGACCCGGGGGATGCTTGAGCCAAAGAAAACCCAAATCACACCAGAGTCCATTTGGCCTGCAAAACGATTGGCGCGAGTTATGTTATCTGTGATCGGCAAGCCCGCCAAAGCTCTAGCGAGCGCTGGAGTACCCTCGCCTATACGTGGGCCGGCATCGCCTACAACAAATGGAACAGGAATCTTTGTGTCTGTTCGAATGGCAACTCCGAAGGATCCCATCAGGACACCATGCTTAGTCAGGACCTTACTAGATGGGATCACTGCCGCAGGTACTCTTAAGGGATGCACGTAGCGTTGCTGCGCCGCGACGTCTTTAATGGTTTCGTCTGCCAGTTTTGTTGGCGATACATAAAAACCACTACCGTCAGCTTGCTCGACAGGAACAACTCCCTTTACAAGCTTGCTGTTGATGGTAACCGCATCAACCCCTAAAATGCCGTACCAACGAACCACACCGACCGATGGATCTTTCCATTTCGAAGATCCAATCTTAGCTACATCCTGCATAAATTTGCCGGTGCATGTGCGATTATCGATGGAGCCGTGATATTTATCACCGGTAGGCAGGTTAACTTCACCCGCATTACAAAGATGAATAAGGGCTCCTGCCGCGGCGTTTAGAGGATGATATGCTTTAGCGTAGCCATCGATGTTAATATGCAGCTTGGACGTACCAAGGATCGTATCGTCGTCTAAAACAATAGCGGAGTTGAGACCTTTTATACCCCCTATTGGTTCACCCCTGCATCCTGGGGAAGCGTGTACTTGAATAGGTGCCAATACTAAAGCTAGCACAATCTGTAGAAATAATGGCTTCATCCCACTCTCCCAAAAGCTGAGAGCAGGCTATCGCAAAAATAGAAATTTTCAACCAGATTCTAAGCGTATCTACTTGAGTACATCGAGGGCAGCCATCTTGAAGTAATTGCGCCGCAATCAGGCACCCTCAATGTTACTCTATTCCCTATGAGGAAGTTCAGCTCTTGAAGCCGCCATGGAAGGCAATCTGGCCCACCGGATGACGCGGGCTTGGCACTTCACGCGCCTGCAATGCCTCGGGCAGCAGAGACGCATCGCCCTGCTTGCCGATAGCGACCGATGCGTGCAGCACATGATTTTCGGGCAGATTGACAGCCTTTGCCATCGCGTCCTTGTCGAAGCCAGCCATGGCATGCGCGGCAAAACCGGAGATATGCGCCTGCAGCGCGAGATAGCCCCAGGCGGCGCCGGCATCAAACGTGTGGCTGCCGTTATCGACAGCTTCGGTCTTGCCCGGAGGTACCATCTTCGTTTCGCTGGCGACGATCACGAGAGCCGATGCAGTCTTTGCCCAGGTCTGGTTGAACGGCAGCAGAGCGCCGAGAATTGCATCCCATGCAGCATCGCCGCGCAGGGTGTAGATGAAACGCCAAGGCTGCGCGTTGAAGGCAGAGGGCGCCCAGCGTGCTGCTTCCAGAATGGTCTGAAGGTCATTTTCACTGATTGTTGCCTCGGTAAATGCACGGGGCGACCAGCGGGCTGGAAAAATGTCTGAAACAGGATGATCGGCCTTGCGGGTATTTGTCGTCATTAAGCGGCTCCAACTAGGATTACCAAAAACTCCCGCCCATCAGCTAGCAATACCTTTCGCATCGCACAAGCGAGGGAGAGTTGCTTTCCGGACGAATTAACTCAGGCTTTTTTGACCCAACGGCCTTCCGGAGATTGCTGCCAATAGGTCAGAGCATGGCCTTGAGCCTTCAGGCTCTTCCACTGCTCTCGCGCCCCCTCCAGTTGGGCATTGTCGTAGCCATCGAACATGAAGACCACGCGCTCATAGGGCGCAAGTTCAGGAGGCTGCGCTCCATCCACGATGAAGCGCACGCTTGCTGCGTTGGCGTTGGCCAAACTCTCCGTTAACAGAACAGGCTGATCGCGCTCAAACGCATCCCCATCCGCGCCATGGGGCAGGAAACTGTCCTCTCGAAACGTCCAGAGGTGCTGATCCAGCATGTCCACACGATCCCTGCCGACCGTCTGGACGATGACACGCCATCCCCGCTCCACGCTCTTTTCCAGGAGGGCCGGAAGGGCATCCTCCAGCTTGGATTCGGTCAGATGATAGAAAAGCACCTCTGTCATGCGATAGGTCAGCCTTCGTAACGATCCCGGATCAACTGATCGAGCAGGCGGACGCCATAACCGGAACCCCAGGACTGATTGATCTCGGTCGAGGGAGATGCCATGGCCGTACCTGCAACATCAAGATGCGCCCAGGGAGTTTCTCCAACGAAGCGCTTGAGGAACTGGGCGGCGGTGATTGAGCCGCCATAGCGGCCACCGGTGTTTTTCATATCGGCGAACTTGGAATCGATCAGCTTGTCGTATTCCTTGCCGAGCGGCATGCGCCAGACCTTTTCACCGGTCTTCTCTCCAGCGGCAAGAAGTCCTTCGGACAAGGGATCGTCATTGGAGAACAGGCCTGCGTGGAGATTGCCGAGTGCGACGACAATAGCCCCAGTCAGGGTCGCAAGGTTTACCATGAATCTCGGCTTGAAGCGGTCGTTGCAGTACCAAAGAGCATCTGCAAGAACGAGGCGCCCCTCGGCATCGGTATTGATGATTTCGATGGTCTGGCCCGACATGGATGTGACAATGTCGCCGGGGCGCTGGGCCTTGCCATCGGGCATGTTTTCCACCAGCCCCAGAATACCGACCGCATTAACCTTTGCCTTGCGAGCCGCCAGTGTATGCATCAGGCCGATGACCGCCGCCGCGCCGCCCATATCGCCTTTCATGTCTTCCATGTTGGCAGCTGGCTTGATGGATATGCCGCCCGTATCGAAGACCACTCCCTTGCCGACAAAGGCCAGCGGCTTGTCTGAGGCCTTGCCGCCCTTCCACTGCATGACCGCCAGTCGCGGCGGCCGCTCCGAACCCTGGGCCACGCCCAGCAGCGCACCCATTCCGAGCGCCCTCATCTCGGTTTCAGTCAGAATTTCGACCTCGACACCAAGTGTGACCAGTGCCTTCGCATGATCGGCGAACTCTATGGGACCAAGGACATTCGGCGGAAGGTTGACGAGTTCGCGCGCCAGATTGACGCCACCCGCTACCGCTTGCACGTCGCCAAGCAATGCGGCGGCTTCATCCGACACTGCGCTGATGATGGTGACGGAGACGGTCTTCACGTCGCCTTCTTCATCATCGCCCTTCTTGGTTTTGAACCGGTCGAAGGAATAGGCGCGAAGCAGCATTCCAAGCGCAACGTCCGCGACCTGACGGGGCGTTGGAACCGTGCCCGGCGCATCAAGATAGACCGCGACTGTCTCGGCTTTTTTGATGAGACTCGCCGCCTTGCCTCCCGCACGCAGCCAATCGTGATCGCTCAGAGCCTGCGTCTTGCCAAGGCCAATCACAGAGACGCGATCGAAGGGTGATTGATGCGGAGCAATCAAATCCAGCACCGTCATCGATTTTCCATGAAACTTCGCTACACCCGCAGCCCTTTCGAGGATCTCCGCAGGATCGGCTTCACTTGCCCCTGAAGGCTGCTTCTCATCCGAGGCCTGGAACAGGATTGCAAGATCGGCCCGCTCCGTGCGGGAGGCAAAACGGATATCGAGTTTGGAAGACATGTCTTCTCCGTAGACTAAAGAGGCAGGATTGATTTGACAGGCATTTGGTGTGCAGGCGCACGGCGACAAGCCCTGAATCGTTCAGGTGTAGTTTACCGCACGGTTCTATCCCTTGCTAGAAGACAGTTCTCGTGGCTATTGTCGGCCGCGATCGGGGCCGGGAAATAGAAAGTGGCGTATATCTTACAATCTAACTCTCTGTCATCTAAGGATGCAGCCGTCGAGTTGTTTCGTCGGCCTGTGACCTGGTTCGTTTCGTTGTTCGCGCTTTGGTGGATATTGCTCGGCGTGTTCTACGCGTTCCCACAGATCGACCTGTGGGCGGCCAAGGCGTTCTTTCGTGAGAGCGGGTGTGCACTTGGAAGTACAGATTTAAGGACATGTGGCTACTTTCCGGCGGCGCGGGAGCCAGTCCTGATTTTTGTCCGGAAATTCTACTTCTATGTTCCGATTGCTGTGGCCATGGTGATCATTCTGCTGATGATCCGCAATTTCCAGCATCACGGAGCTACCTACGATGCGACAAGAACCCGACGCTATTCGGTCGCTCTTCTGTCTTCGATCCTCGGTCCCTATCTGTTGGTCAACCTGATCCTGAAGACCATATCGGGCCGGCCTCGCCCCTACGAAACAGATCTGTTTGGCGGCACCCACGCCTTCGCTTCGGCCGGGACGCTGGATGGATCCTGCTTGTCAAACTGCTCCTTTATATCCGGCGAGGCAGCCGGTGCCGGCTGGCTGGCATGTCTCATTGTCCTGCTGCCGCCACGTTTGAGAGTCATCTTCGGGCCAGTCATCCTGATGCTGTGTCTTGTCTCGCCCTATCTCAGGGTCGCATTCGGCGGGCACTATCTATCGGATGTGACGCTAGGCTTCCTTTCCTCCTGTGTGGTCTATGCTGCGGTCGCGGTGTACTACGAGACACAGAAAGAAAAAAATCGGTGGTCGAAAACGGCTTTGTGAGCAGGCAACTGTCGCCTTGACCACATAAATTGCGTAAGAGCCGATTAAGGCGTAGCTCAATTTCATTGGGCTGCGCATGAAGCCGCAGCAAATGTTGGCGTATCGGATCCGTATGAAAATACTCGAACTCTACATTTTCCGGCGTGCTTTCCAGATGTTTCTGGTCACATTGGTGCCGGTCCTGACAATCATCTGGACGATCCAGGTGTTGGGACGCATCAATCTGGTGACTGATACCGGTCAGTCCATGGGCTCGTTCATGACGTTGGCAACGTTTATCCTGCCAACGATCATCCCTGTCGTCCTGCCCTTCGCAATTGTCATCGGCATCACTCAAACGCTGAATGCGATGAACAACGATTCGGAGCTTGCCGTCATCGATGCCGCAGGTTCTGCACGGTCGATCATCTATCGTCCGGTGATGATCCTTGCGATTACCATGGCAGCATTCTCGTTCCTGATCACGAATTTCGTCGAGCCCGCCGCGCGCGTCAAAGCGCGCGAAATGGTCGCCGCAGCCTATGCGGATCTTCTGTCTTCGGTCATTGAGGAAAAAACGTTCCGCAGCATTGAGGACGGACTTTACGTCCAGATCTCCGAGCGGCATTCCGGTCGTGTTCTGACCGGGATTTACATGGTCGACTATCGCGATCCGAACATGGATCTCATCTATTATGCCCGCGAGGGATCGATTGCCGAAGACGGCAAGACGCTCACGATGCGCGATGGTGAGGTTCACCGCAAGACGAAGGAAGGTCGCATCTCCATCGTCAAGTTCGTGTCCTATGCATTCGATTTGTCCTCCATGACCGAATCGACTGACGGTGCACCTGTGTTTGCCAGTGACAGAAGCCTGTCCTTCCTGCTGAAACCCGACCCGACAGACAAAACCTTCCTGTTCTCGCCGGGCAGCTTCCGCTCGGAGTTGCATAGGCGCATGTCCGATTGGCTCTTGCCTGTTGCCTTCGCCCTGATTTCACTGGTCGTGGCAGGCGGCGCTCGCTCAAGCCGTCGAGCACGACTTCATCCCATGGTCCTGGCGCTCATCTTCTGCTTTACCCTTCGATGGCTCTCGTTCTATGTGACGAATCTTTCGAAGAACAATCCCGCGGTCACTCCACTCGTCTACGCCGTTCCGATCGGTTTCGGCCTGATATGCGCTTACATGCTGGTGACCAACAGGCAGCTTGCAATGCCGCGCTTCATTTCGCAGCCACTGGGTCGCCTTTCGGATCTGGCGCGCCGTCGCCTGGCGAGCGTCAACTCGGCACAGGGAGGTTCGCAATGATTGCAGCGCCGACCCTCAGCCGCTACTTTTTCAAGCGCTACATCATCACTTCCGTCTGGTTCCTGCTCGGCGTCTGCGGCATTATCTTTCTCGCCGATTTCAGCGAGACGAGCCGTCGCATGTCCGGCTTCGTTGGCTACAGCGTCACCGGCGGCCTGCTGATGAGTGCCCTTCGCCTGCCGCTTATCCTTCAGCAGACCATTCCGACTCTCACCCTTTTCATCGGCATGACAACGCTGATTGCACTGAACAGGCGCTCGGAACTCGTGGTCACACGCGCAGCAGGCCTTTCCGTCTGGCAGTTCGTTCTGCCCTTCGTTGCTGGCGCCTTCGTGATCGGTATCGTGACGACGACAGTGATCAATCCCCTCGGCGCCTGGGGCCAGGATCTGGCCACCTCCATGGAGACAGACTGGCGCAAGGCTAGCAACGCATCGAAGCCTTCGAACTTTCTGCCGTGGCTGAGACAGATTGATGGGGATAGCGATACGGTTATTGGTGCCAAGAGCTTTGACAACGGCGGAACGCGTCTATTCAATGTCGTCGTGTTCCATTTTGACAAGAATGGTCGCATCACGCTCCGGCAGGATGCAGACTCGGCGACCTTGGAAAATGGTTACTGGAAGCTTAACAACGTTCTCGATACCCGAACCGATGCTCCGGCATCCCGAAAAGAAACGGCGCAGGTTCGGACCAACTTGAAACAGGAGTTTCTGCAGGAGTCTCTGTCAAAGCCCGAAAGCGTTGCTTTCTTTAACATTTTACGAAAAATTGAGGTTGCCCGATCCTTCGGTATCTCTACAAAGGCTCTGGAAACTCAGTTCCATTCGCTCTTGTCCTTGCCGCTCCTCTTGGTGGCAATGACGCTCATTGCAGCAACCGTATCTCTTCGTTTCAGCCGAATGGCGCAATCGCGCTCGGTGATTCTGGGTGGAATCGTTTGCGGCTTCGTGCTTTATGTTGTGTCTGTGCTTGTGAAAGCATTTGGGAGTAGCGGTGTCGTGCCACCTTTCGTAGCAGTCTGGATTCCAGTGATTGTTGCGTTGGCGCTCGGTGCAACGATCCTGCTCCATCAGGAGGATGGCTAGTGGCGGTAAATGACCGCGGGAATATCAGACGGCTTTTCGCTGCCCTGCTGACAAGCACGGCTGCGTGTGTTGCGGCTGCCTACCCGTTGCCTGTTTCTGCGCAGGATTCACCCCTCGCACCCGCAGTTGCCGATGGAGCAAAGATGCTCCTGCGCGCGAATGAACTGACCTACAATCAGGATTCGCAGCGCGTCACGGCAGTCGGTGGCGTTCAGATCTATTACAATCGCTACCGCATGGTGGCGCAGCGTGTCGAATACGACCAGAAATCCGGTCGCGTAATGGCGACGGGCAATATCGAGCTGATCGAGCCCGGTGGAACCCGTGTCTATGCCGATGCGATGGACGTGACGGATAACTTCGGCCAAGGCTTCGTGAACTCGCTTCGCGTCGAAACGACCGATAATACGCGCCTGGTTGCGGAAAGTGCCGAACAACTTCCCGACGACAAGATGGTGCTGAACAACGGCGTGTACACGGCATGTCTGCCCTGCGCCCAGCGCCCGGACAAAGCCCCGCTTTGGCAGGTGAAGGCGCAGCGTGTCATCCGTGACGGAAAGGCGCACACCATCCGGCTTGAGCACGCCCAGTTCGAACTGTTCGGCATGCCAATCGGCTATGTTCCTTTCGTAACGGTTCCCGACGAAACGGTTGAGCGCAAGTCAGGCTTCATCTTCCCGCGCGCCACTGTGACCGACAAACTCGGCGTGGGTCTGACCGTTCCCTACTACCATGTCTTCTCACCGAGCATGGATGCGACGATCAGCCCAACCTACTACACCAAGCAGGGTCTTCTGCTGCAGGGTGAGGTTCGCAACCGCTTTGAAAACGGCGACCATACGTTCCGTTTCGCCTATATCGATCAGAAGGATCCGGGCGCCTTCGTGAAGGGCACGAGCGATGAACGTGCCGATCAGCGTGCCATGGTCGCATCGAAGGCACGGTTCGAGATCAATCCTCGCTGGGCTTTTGGCTGGAATGTCATGGCCCAGACGGACAATAACTTCTCGAAGACCTACAAGCTGACCGATGTTGCAGGAACGCCGTTTACCAACGACATCTACCTGACAGGGGTCGGGCAGCGGAACTACTTCGACCTGCACAACTACTATTTCGATATCCAGGACACGGATGCTCGCCGTACGGCTGAAAAGCAGCAGGCCATCGTTTATCCGTCTCTGGACTATCTCTATTACGCGCCGGAATCGGTCGCGGGTGGCGAGTTGAAGGTAACCTCCAACTTCACAAACTTGTCGCGCCGCCTTGACGACTTCTACACCGAAGGTACGTCAACGCGTTTCCGTGGCCTGGAAGGCAGCTACAGCCGCTTCTCCAGCGAGGCGGAATGGAAGCGGACGTTCACAACGGATGAAGGCCTTCTGCTGACGCCGATTCTCGCTGCACGCGGTGATGTGTTGCGCCACACGGGTGATGCTGCGCCTGGCTTCAACGGCGTGACCTATGCCGGTGGTTTTGAAGGCGACAGCGCGAGCACGCGCTACATGCTGACGGCAGGTCTTGAGGCACGCTACCCGATCCTGATCGAAGGTGCGGGCAGCAGCCACATCATCGAACCGATGGCGCAGATCTTCGCACGTCCGGATGAGCAACTCGCCGGTCGCCTGCCCAATGAAGATGCCCAGAGCTTCGTATTCGATGCGACTTCGTTGTTCGACCGGGACAAGTTTTCCGGCTTTGACCGTATCGAAGGCGGCACGCGCGCCAATGTCGGCATTCGCTACAACGGCAGCTTCGACAATGGCATCGGCGTTCGCGGTATCTTTGGTCAGTCCTATCGGATCGCAGGCCTGAATTCGTTCGCGACAGCGGATCTCGTCAATGTTGGCGCGCAATCCGGCCTGGAATCGGATGTTTCCGATTTCGTTGCCATGGCTGCGATCGATCTTCCGCAGGGCTACAGTTTCCAGGGCCAGGGTCGTTTCGACGAAAAGTCCTTCGAACTGCGCCGTGCCGATGCCTCGATCAGCTATTCGCTTCCACGGGTGAGCGGATCATTGATCTATACGAACATACAGGCGCAGCCTGATTATGGTCTGAACACGGATAGCCAGTACCTGAAGAGTGCCGCCAATTTCCGCATCAACGAAAATTGGTCACTCGGCACCTCAGCGACGTGGGATCTCAACAATGATCGCGTCATTCGGCGTGGTATCGGCGTAACCTACGCGGACGAGTGCACGATCTTCACAGTTGGCTACACGGACAAGCCGGCCAGCACGGATGCCAATGACTGGACGGTCACGGCTCGGTTGAGCTTCCGCACACTGGGCGACATCAATATCGGTGGCGATACCACCCGATAGAGGTCGACCCTGGACATGCGTGCGGAACGTCATTGTTTTGCCGCATGAAATGTGCAATCGAACACACAAAGCGCGTTAATTGGACAGGCGGCGTCGATGCCGCCTCGCTGCCAGGAAGAGGATGAGAAATGTTCGCAAGCGTAGCATGGCGCCGGATTGCCCTTGCCACAACGGCGCTCGCCATATCCTTTGTTGCTGAGCCCATGACGCAGACTGCCTCGGCAGCGACCGAGGTTGTGTCTGTCGTCAACAAGACTCCAATTACATCGTCTGATGTGGCAAAGCGCGTCGCGTTCCTGAAACTGCAGCGGAAAACCGGCAATCTGCAGAAGATGGCCCGTGACGAACTGGTGGAAGAAGCTCTCAAGCGCGATGAGATTGCGCGCGTTCGCATGTCGGTGAGCACCGATGACGTGGATCGTTCATTCGCAAAATTCGCCGCAAGCAACAAGCTGACGCCAGCGCAAATGAGCGAGATCCTCAATAAAGCCGGTGTCGGCGTCGAGCATTTCAAAGCCTTTATCGCGGTGCAGATGAGCTGGCCTCGTCTTGTCAACGCGCGTTACGGCGCTGGCCGCATGTCGAATGACGAACTGGTCAAGCGCATGATGCAGAACAAGGAAAAGCCGGTCACAACGGAATATTTCCTCCAGCAGATCATTTTCGTGATCCCGGAATCCAAAAAGGGAAAGATTACTGCACAGCGCAAGGCTGAGGCGGAAAAATCCCGCTCCAGCTTCCCGGGCTGCGCACAGGCAAAAGATTTTGCAAAGACCATGCGCGATGTCTCGGTGCGCGATCTGGGCCGTCTGATGAAGCCGGAATTGCCGGAAGAGTGGAAGCCGCTGATCGAGAAGGCCTCAGCCAATGGTACGACAGGCACCCGCGTGACTGAAAAGGGCGTCGAATTCCTGGCCATCTGCAATCAGCGTCAGGTCTCGGATGATGCGGCGGCGGAAGTCGTGTTCCGCGCGGAAGACATCGGCAAGGCCAAGAAGGGCGGCGAAGACCCCAACAGCGCCAAGTATCTTGAAGAACTGCGCAAGAAGGCGCAGATCGTAAATCCGTGAGACTGAAATTGGTTGAACGTCCGCTGGCATTGACGCAAGGCGATCCGGCCGGCATCGGTCCGGACATTGCAATCTCGGCTTGGCTGAAGCGCAAAGATCTGGGCC
The window above is part of the Rhizobium rhizoryzae genome. Proteins encoded here:
- a CDS encoding nitroreductase family protein; this encodes MTTNTRKADHPVSDIFPARWSPRAFTEATISENDLQTILEAARWAPSAFNAQPWRFIYTLRGDAAWDAILGALLPFNQTWAKTASALVIVASETKMVPPGKTEAVDNGSHTFDAGAAWGYLALQAHISGFAAHAMAGFDKDAMAKAVNLPENHVLHASVAIGKQGDASLLPEALQAREVPSPRHPVGQIAFHGGFKS
- a CDS encoding DNA polymerase III subunit chi; translation: MTEVLFYHLTESKLEDALPALLEKSVERGWRVIVQTVGRDRVDMLDQHLWTFREDSFLPHGADGDAFERDQPVLLTESLANANAASVRFIVDGAQPPELAPYERVVFMFDGYDNAQLEGAREQWKSLKAQGHALTYWQQSPEGRWVKKA
- a CDS encoding leucyl aminopeptidase, translated to MSSKLDIRFASRTERADLAILFQASDEKQPSGASEADPAEILERAAGVAKFHGKSMTVLDLIAPHQSPFDRVSVIGLGKTQALSDHDWLRAGGKAASLIKKAETVAVYLDAPGTVPTPRQVADVALGMLLRAYSFDRFKTKKGDDEEGDVKTVSVTIISAVSDEAAALLGDVQAVAGGVNLARELVNLPPNVLGPIEFADHAKALVTLGVEVEILTETEMRALGMGALLGVAQGSERPPRLAVMQWKGGKASDKPLAFVGKGVVFDTGGISIKPAANMEDMKGDMGGAAAVIGLMHTLAARKAKVNAVGILGLVENMPDGKAQRPGDIVTSMSGQTIEIINTDAEGRLVLADALWYCNDRFKPRFMVNLATLTGAIVVALGNLHAGLFSNDDPLSEGLLAAGEKTGEKVWRMPLGKEYDKLIDSKFADMKNTGGRYGGSITAAQFLKRFVGETPWAHLDVAGTAMASPSTEINQSWGSGYGVRLLDQLIRDRYEG
- a CDS encoding phosphatase PAP2 family protein encodes the protein MAYILQSNSLSSKDAAVELFRRPVTWFVSLFALWWILLGVFYAFPQIDLWAAKAFFRESGCALGSTDLRTCGYFPAAREPVLIFVRKFYFYVPIAVAMVIILLMIRNFQHHGATYDATRTRRYSVALLSSILGPYLLVNLILKTISGRPRPYETDLFGGTHAFASAGTLDGSCLSNCSFISGEAAGAGWLACLIVLLPPRLRVIFGPVILMLCLVSPYLRVAFGGHYLSDVTLGFLSSCVVYAAVAVYYETQKEKNRWSKTAL
- the lptF gene encoding LPS export ABC transporter permease LptF, producing the protein MKILELYIFRRAFQMFLVTLVPVLTIIWTIQVLGRINLVTDTGQSMGSFMTLATFILPTIIPVVLPFAIVIGITQTLNAMNNDSELAVIDAAGSARSIIYRPVMILAITMAAFSFLITNFVEPAARVKAREMVAAAYADLLSSVIEEKTFRSIEDGLYVQISERHSGRVLTGIYMVDYRDPNMDLIYYAREGSIAEDGKTLTMRDGEVHRKTKEGRISIVKFVSYAFDLSSMTESTDGAPVFASDRSLSFLLKPDPTDKTFLFSPGSFRSELHRRMSDWLLPVAFALISLVVAGGARSSRRARLHPMVLALIFCFTLRWLSFYVTNLSKNNPAVTPLVYAVPIGFGLICAYMLVTNRQLAMPRFISQPLGRLSDLARRRLASVNSAQGGSQ
- the lptG gene encoding LPS export ABC transporter permease LptG; translation: MIAAPTLSRYFFKRYIITSVWFLLGVCGIIFLADFSETSRRMSGFVGYSVTGGLLMSALRLPLILQQTIPTLTLFIGMTTLIALNRRSELVVTRAAGLSVWQFVLPFVAGAFVIGIVTTTVINPLGAWGQDLATSMETDWRKASNASKPSNFLPWLRQIDGDSDTVIGAKSFDNGGTRLFNVVVFHFDKNGRITLRQDADSATLENGYWKLNNVLDTRTDAPASRKETAQVRTNLKQEFLQESLSKPESVAFFNILRKIEVARSFGISTKALETQFHSLLSLPLLLVAMTLIAATVSLRFSRMAQSRSVILGGIVCGFVLYVVSVLVKAFGSSGVVPPFVAVWIPVIVALALGATILLHQEDG
- a CDS encoding LPS-assembly protein LptD; the protein is MAVNDRGNIRRLFAALLTSTAACVAAAYPLPVSAQDSPLAPAVADGAKMLLRANELTYNQDSQRVTAVGGVQIYYNRYRMVAQRVEYDQKSGRVMATGNIELIEPGGTRVYADAMDVTDNFGQGFVNSLRVETTDNTRLVAESAEQLPDDKMVLNNGVYTACLPCAQRPDKAPLWQVKAQRVIRDGKAHTIRLEHAQFELFGMPIGYVPFVTVPDETVERKSGFIFPRATVTDKLGVGLTVPYYHVFSPSMDATISPTYYTKQGLLLQGEVRNRFENGDHTFRFAYIDQKDPGAFVKGTSDERADQRAMVASKARFEINPRWAFGWNVMAQTDNNFSKTYKLTDVAGTPFTNDIYLTGVGQRNYFDLHNYYFDIQDTDARRTAEKQQAIVYPSLDYLYYAPESVAGGELKVTSNFTNLSRRLDDFYTEGTSTRFRGLEGSYSRFSSEAEWKRTFTTDEGLLLTPILAARGDVLRHTGDAAPGFNGVTYAGGFEGDSASTRYMLTAGLEARYPILIEGAGSSHIIEPMAQIFARPDEQLAGRLPNEDAQSFVFDATSLFDRDKFSGFDRIEGGTRANVGIRYNGSFDNGIGVRGIFGQSYRIAGLNSFATADLVNVGAQSGLESDVSDFVAMAAIDLPQGYSFQGQGRFDEKSFELRRADASISYSLPRVSGSLIYTNIQAQPDYGLNTDSQYLKSAANFRINENWSLGTSATWDLNNDRVIRRGIGVTYADECTIFTVGYTDKPASTDANDWTVTARLSFRTLGDINIGGDTTR
- a CDS encoding SurA N-terminal domain-containing protein codes for the protein MFASVAWRRIALATTALAISFVAEPMTQTASAATEVVSVVNKTPITSSDVAKRVAFLKLQRKTGNLQKMARDELVEEALKRDEIARVRMSVSTDDVDRSFAKFAASNKLTPAQMSEILNKAGVGVEHFKAFIAVQMSWPRLVNARYGAGRMSNDELVKRMMQNKEKPVTTEYFLQQIIFVIPESKKGKITAQRKAEAEKSRSSFPGCAQAKDFAKTMRDVSVRDLGRLMKPELPEEWKPLIEKASANGTTGTRVTEKGVEFLAICNQRQVSDDAAAEVVFRAEDIGKAKKGGEDPNSAKYLEELRKKAQIVNP